Proteins from one Terriglobus sp. RCC_193 genomic window:
- a CDS encoding DUF4256 domain-containing protein, translated as MAPAALTKQQRTQLLSVLQERFEKNSSRHAKLAWNDVAPKLEKNNAALRSLFAMEESGGEPDVIGRDEKTGEIIFCDCSAESPEGRRNTCYDRKGYEKRLKEGLKPLGCVIDMAADMGIEPLDEEQYFALQKLGAFDLKSQSWIKAPAEFVKLGGGLFGDRRFGRVFVYHNTPPSFYRARGFRGLLRI; from the coding sequence ATGGCACCTGCGGCCCTTACAAAACAGCAACGCACCCAACTCCTCAGCGTGCTGCAGGAGCGCTTCGAAAAGAACTCCAGTCGCCACGCAAAACTTGCATGGAATGACGTCGCGCCAAAGCTCGAAAAAAACAACGCCGCACTACGTTCCCTTTTCGCCATGGAAGAAAGCGGCGGCGAACCGGATGTGATTGGCCGCGATGAAAAAACAGGCGAAATCATCTTCTGCGACTGCTCCGCAGAAAGCCCCGAAGGCCGCCGTAACACCTGCTACGACCGCAAGGGTTATGAGAAGCGGCTGAAAGAAGGATTAAAACCGCTGGGTTGCGTCATCGATATGGCAGCCGACATGGGCATTGAGCCGCTGGATGAAGAGCAATACTTCGCACTGCAGAAGCTCGGAGCATTCGACCTGAAATCACAAAGCTGGATCAAAGCGCCTGCTGAGTTCGTAAAACTTGGTGGAGGATTATTCGGTGACCGCCGTTTCGGTCGCGTCTTCGTGTATCACAACACACCACCATCGTTTTATCGTGCAAGAGGATTCCGTGGCCTGCTTCGCATTTAA
- a CDS encoding glycosyltransferase has translation MSFVSLLHLTGTGLLSHILFWIAALGSLTALIFCGMAVMAALRFAARRRRALQEKELFTPPLSLLKPLHGAEPGLEQSIESFFRQDYPAPYEIIFCARHQDDAGIQIAYEVSKRYPDRAARFYACGEPLYPNPKMFSLGVMSEVATYPHLITSDADARVSPDALLRCIQSIAPGHTVNGKQVVLGSCLYVGHVDRGTVFTWLDAVGKTVEMGAGVLIADMLSGTDFALGVTMMLEKKTFSEAGGYEDLGHYWAEDFVLGHRLAEQGKGVEMSTHVIKLVVADQGVVRSFRDQLRWMQSTRRSRPAGHFGTGLTFAMPFGLIGFALEAALGNWCAAWVFLGIALMNRWLQAFTMLRVLGAERIAFQTSIYPVRDLLGFIVWCCSYLPADTSYHGTHFRIMPDGRLKADG, from the coding sequence ATGAGTTTCGTTTCGCTGTTGCATCTCACAGGCACAGGTCTTCTTTCGCACATCTTGTTCTGGATTGCGGCGCTGGGTTCGCTGACAGCGCTGATCTTCTGTGGCATGGCCGTGATGGCTGCGTTGCGTTTTGCTGCAAGGCGCAGGCGTGCTCTGCAAGAGAAGGAATTGTTCACGCCGCCACTAAGTTTGTTGAAGCCGCTGCACGGTGCAGAGCCGGGGCTGGAGCAGAGCATTGAGAGCTTCTTCCGGCAGGACTATCCCGCGCCATACGAGATCATCTTTTGCGCGCGTCATCAGGATGATGCGGGTATCCAGATTGCGTATGAAGTCTCAAAGCGTTATCCCGATCGGGCTGCGCGTTTTTATGCGTGCGGTGAACCGCTGTATCCGAATCCGAAGATGTTTTCGCTGGGTGTGATGAGTGAGGTGGCGACGTATCCGCACCTGATTACCAGCGATGCGGATGCACGTGTGTCACCGGATGCGCTGCTGCGTTGCATCCAGTCCATTGCGCCGGGACACACTGTGAATGGTAAGCAGGTGGTGCTGGGTTCGTGTTTGTACGTGGGGCATGTGGACCGGGGCACCGTATTCACGTGGCTGGACGCCGTGGGTAAGACGGTGGAGATGGGCGCCGGCGTGTTGATTGCAGACATGCTGAGCGGTACGGACTTTGCGCTGGGCGTAACAATGATGCTGGAGAAGAAAACCTTCTCCGAAGCCGGTGGTTATGAAGACCTGGGCCACTACTGGGCCGAGGATTTTGTGTTGGGGCATCGGCTTGCCGAACAGGGCAAAGGCGTGGAGATGAGCACGCACGTGATCAAGCTGGTGGTGGCGGATCAGGGTGTTGTGCGGTCGTTTCGCGATCAGCTTCGCTGGATGCAGAGCACGCGCAGGTCGCGTCCGGCGGGGCACTTTGGCACGGGGCTGACGTTTGCCATGCCGTTCGGGTTGATCGGATTTGCGTTGGAGGCTGCGCTTGGCAACTGGTGCGCGGCATGGGTGTTTCTTGGCATCGCGTTGATGAATCGGTGGCTGCAGGCATTCACCATGTTGCGCGTGCTGGGTGCGGAACGCATCGCGTTTCAGACATCGATCTATCCGGTGCGTGACCTGCTCGGTTTTATCGTGTGGTGCTGCAGTTATCTGCCTGCGGATACGAGTTATCACGGCACGCACTTCCGCATCATGCCGGATGGCCGTTTGAAGGCGGACGGCTAG
- a CDS encoding helix-turn-helix transcriptional regulator: MATKRRSKGAYMISAVSEMYAIHPQTLRLYEREGLLRPSRSEGNTRLYTDEDLERLEFILNLARDLGVNIAGIAIILQMRERMEQMNKDMQNFVSYMRDEMLSRMQQPRSNEAGLVPLRRPVLVGKPVVVKSASTKKRG, from the coding sequence ATGGCAACCAAGCGACGTTCCAAAGGCGCGTACATGATCTCTGCAGTGTCGGAGATGTATGCCATTCATCCGCAGACGCTGCGCCTGTATGAGCGCGAAGGCCTGCTGCGCCCTTCACGCTCCGAGGGCAACACCCGCTTGTACACCGACGAGGACCTGGAGCGGCTGGAGTTCATCCTGAACCTGGCACGGGATCTGGGCGTGAACATTGCAGGCATCGCCATCATTCTGCAGATGCGCGAACGCATGGAACAGATGAACAAGGACATGCAGAACTTTGTGAGCTACATGCGCGACGAGATGCTGAGCCGTATGCAGCAGCCGCGCAGCAATGAGGCAGGTCTGGTACCGCTGCGGCGTCCCGTGCTGGTAGGCAAGCCGGTGGTGGTGAAGTCCGCATCGACGAAGAAGCGGGGATGA
- a CDS encoding SDR family NAD(P)-dependent oxidoreductase codes for MNPQASESCMVGKALKLGGKASIWLAKRQARKHGMKINLALGVLGAGIAACEAWKTHQHDAAVRGKVVLITGGSRGLGLELARQFGLGGAHLVLVARRDEELREALGTLMREGAIPNGSTAHTITADISLKEDCERMIADATERYGRVDILINCAGIITIGPFEDQPAEAFRDAMNINFFGQLYAIQAVLPQMLTRKSGQIVNIASIGGKIAVPHMLPYVASKFALVGLSEGLHAELRHKGIHVLTVCPGLMRTGSHVQVDLVGNAEKEYRWFKLAATVPGIAIAARSAAKSIFQATVARRAEITITPQAWLAARLVGIAPECSTRFAALANHIALPASNGNQQPVKGAEIEAKRKAQRTTRNNSNAGTPFSPAPA; via the coding sequence ATGAACCCGCAGGCGTCTGAATCGTGCATGGTCGGTAAAGCGTTAAAACTCGGCGGCAAGGCGAGTATCTGGCTTGCAAAACGACAGGCGCGCAAGCACGGCATGAAGATCAACCTGGCCCTGGGAGTGCTTGGGGCAGGCATTGCCGCCTGCGAAGCATGGAAGACCCACCAGCACGACGCGGCGGTACGTGGCAAGGTTGTCCTGATCACGGGCGGCAGCCGCGGTCTGGGACTGGAACTTGCACGGCAATTCGGGCTCGGTGGTGCCCATCTCGTACTCGTCGCACGCAGGGATGAAGAACTCCGCGAAGCCCTGGGCACATTAATGCGAGAAGGAGCCATCCCCAACGGCAGCACGGCCCACACCATCACCGCCGACATCAGCCTCAAAGAAGACTGCGAACGCATGATTGCCGACGCCACGGAACGTTACGGACGCGTCGATATCCTCATCAACTGCGCTGGAATCATCACCATAGGCCCATTTGAAGACCAGCCGGCTGAAGCCTTCCGCGACGCCATGAATATCAACTTCTTCGGCCAGCTTTATGCCATCCAGGCAGTCCTGCCGCAGATGCTGACGCGGAAATCAGGGCAGATCGTCAACATTGCCAGCATCGGCGGCAAGATCGCCGTACCGCACATGCTGCCTTACGTCGCCAGCAAATTCGCCCTGGTGGGCCTCAGCGAGGGCCTTCATGCGGAGCTGAGACACAAGGGCATCCACGTACTTACCGTCTGCCCGGGCCTGATGCGGACCGGCTCGCATGTACAGGTGGACCTGGTCGGCAATGCGGAAAAGGAATATCGCTGGTTCAAACTGGCCGCCACCGTGCCCGGCATCGCCATCGCGGCCCGCTCCGCAGCAAAATCCATCTTCCAGGCCACCGTCGCACGCCGCGCAGAGATCACGATCACACCGCAGGCATGGCTTGCCGCACGGCTGGTGGGAATTGCCCCGGAATGCTCCACCCGCTTCGCAGCACTGGCCAATCACATCGCCCTTCCGGCCTCCAATGGCAACCAGCAGCCCGTCAAAGGAGCCGAAATCGAGGCAAAACGAAAAGCGCAAAGGACAACCAGAAACAACAGCAACGCGGGTACCCCCTTCTCTCCCGCCCCAGCATGA
- the fabD gene encoding ACP S-malonyltransferase, with protein MSIAFLFPGQGSQSVGMGRDLVEKFPAAKAVFEEADDALGYSLSQLCFEGPEDKLKLTEYTQPAILTVSVAAARVLADHGITAAMSAGHSLGEYSAHVAAGTLTFADAVRTVRLRGQFMQQAVPEGKGGMSAILGLDAGRIGELCQQASDEHNTIVAPANLNAPEQTVISGEATAVTRAGELCKEAGAKRVVPLPVSAPFHCKLMEPAAERLAAELERIVILDPQIPVASNVDARMISRRADVRDCLIRQVTGAVRWVDCVELLKTSGATTFIEVGPGKVLSGLMRQIDRAQKMLNVEDGDSLQKTLVALNGE; from the coding sequence ATGAGCATCGCATTCCTCTTCCCCGGACAGGGTTCGCAAAGCGTCGGCATGGGCCGCGATCTGGTAGAAAAATTCCCCGCCGCCAAAGCCGTCTTTGAAGAAGCCGACGACGCCCTGGGCTACAGCCTTTCGCAGCTCTGCTTCGAAGGCCCGGAAGACAAGTTGAAGCTCACGGAATACACCCAGCCCGCCATCCTGACCGTCTCCGTGGCGGCAGCGCGTGTGCTGGCTGACCACGGCATCACAGCCGCCATGTCCGCGGGTCACTCCCTTGGCGAATACAGCGCGCACGTCGCCGCTGGCACACTCACCTTTGCCGACGCCGTTCGCACCGTACGCCTGCGCGGCCAGTTCATGCAGCAGGCCGTCCCCGAAGGTAAGGGAGGCATGTCCGCCATCCTGGGCCTCGACGCCGGACGCATCGGCGAACTCTGCCAACAGGCCAGCGACGAGCACAACACCATCGTTGCCCCTGCAAACCTGAACGCGCCGGAACAGACCGTCATCTCCGGCGAAGCCACCGCCGTCACCCGCGCAGGCGAGCTCTGCAAGGAAGCCGGAGCCAAACGCGTCGTCCCTCTGCCCGTCTCCGCACCCTTCCACTGCAAGCTGATGGAGCCCGCCGCCGAACGCCTGGCCGCCGAGCTGGAGCGCATCGTCATTCTCGACCCGCAGATCCCCGTCGCCAGCAATGTCGACGCCCGTATGATCAGCCGCCGCGCCGACGTCCGCGACTGCCTCATCCGCCAGGTGACGGGAGCCGTCCGCTGGGTGGACTGCGTGGAACTGCTGAAGACCAGCGGCGCCACCACCTTCATCGAAGTCGGCCCCGGCAAAGTCCTCAGCGGCCTCATGCGCCAGATCGATCGCGCACAGAAGATGCTGAACGTGGAAGACGGCGACAGCCTGCAGAAGACGCTGGTAGCGCTGAACGGCGAATAG
- a CDS encoding pyridoxal phosphate-dependent aminotransferase, which translates to MKTISKSSKLAHVLYDIRGPIMERAKQIEDEGQQLIKLNIGNLAVFGFNAPEEVQQDMIRNLPNSAGYSDSKGIFAARKAVMHYTQTQGIQGVTLEDVYLGNGASDLIAMAVNALLNDGDELLVPAPDYPLWTAVTSLSGGKPVHYLCDEDNHWNPDLDDIRSRITPRTKGIVVINPNNPTGVLYPDHILRGIVAIAREHGLVILADEVYDKVLYDGVTHTAIASLSTDVLTLTFNSLSKSYRACGYRAGWMVVSGDKLAASDYIEGLNMLANMKLCANVPGQWAIQTALGGYQSIHDLVGEGGRLRRQRDLAYELLTAIPGVTCVRPQAALYMFPRLDPEMYPIQDDRQFLLQLLEATRVMLVQGTGFNWPHPDHFRIVFLPHEPDLREAIGRIAKFLEDYRRKYGKA; encoded by the coding sequence ATGAAAACGATAAGTAAATCCAGCAAGCTGGCACATGTTCTGTATGACATCCGCGGTCCCATCATGGAACGTGCCAAGCAGATTGAAGACGAAGGCCAGCAGCTAATCAAACTCAACATCGGCAACCTGGCCGTGTTTGGCTTCAATGCGCCTGAAGAAGTCCAGCAGGACATGATTCGTAATCTGCCGAATTCGGCGGGTTATTCGGACAGCAAGGGCATCTTTGCCGCACGCAAGGCCGTGATGCATTACACCCAGACGCAGGGCATACAGGGTGTGACGCTGGAAGATGTTTACCTGGGCAATGGCGCCTCTGATCTGATTGCGATGGCCGTAAATGCGCTGCTGAATGATGGCGACGAGTTGCTGGTTCCCGCGCCGGATTATCCGCTGTGGACGGCGGTCACCAGCTTGTCAGGCGGCAAGCCCGTGCATTACCTGTGCGACGAAGACAATCACTGGAACCCGGATCTGGACGACATTCGCTCCAGGATCACGCCGCGCACCAAGGGCATTGTCGTTATCAATCCGAACAATCCGACGGGCGTGCTTTATCCGGACCATATCCTGCGGGGCATCGTCGCTATTGCTCGCGAGCATGGCCTGGTGATTCTGGCGGACGAGGTCTATGACAAAGTTTTGTATGACGGCGTGACGCACACGGCGATTGCAAGCCTGTCTACGGATGTACTGACGCTGACCTTCAACTCGCTTTCGAAGAGCTATCGTGCCTGTGGTTATCGTGCGGGATGGATGGTTGTCTCTGGCGATAAGCTCGCTGCCAGCGACTACATCGAAGGCCTGAACATGCTGGCCAACATGAAGCTGTGTGCGAATGTGCCGGGGCAGTGGGCGATTCAGACCGCGCTGGGTGGCTACCAGAGCATTCATGACCTGGTGGGCGAGGGTGGCCGTCTGCGTCGCCAGCGCGACCTGGCTTATGAGTTGCTGACCGCCATTCCAGGCGTGACGTGTGTCCGGCCGCAGGCTGCGCTGTATATGTTTCCGCGGCTTGACCCGGAGATGTATCCCATCCAGGACGACCGCCAGTTTCTGCTGCAGTTGCTTGAGGCAACGCGGGTGATGCTGGTGCAGGGAACGGGCTTTAACTGGCCGCATCCTGACCACTTCCGCATTGTGTTTCTGCCGCACGAGCCGGATTTGCGAGAGGCGATTGGTCGCATTGCGAAATTCCTGGAGGATTACCGCAGGAAGTATGGCAAGGCATAG
- a CDS encoding DoxX family protein: MAPKRCAVGFWITTALFAIHMTFTAYAQLKLPQVAAAFAHLGFPSYFRVELSWAKFAGVIALLVPAVPARIKEWAYAGFAITLVSAVIAHLAVGDGPAAWGWAVGAGVLLGMSYFFWRCSRRVS; the protein is encoded by the coding sequence GTGGCGCCGAAGCGATGTGCCGTGGGTTTCTGGATCACCACGGCACTGTTCGCCATCCACATGACCTTTACCGCCTATGCGCAATTGAAGCTGCCTCAAGTGGCTGCGGCATTCGCTCATCTTGGGTTTCCGAGCTACTTCCGCGTGGAACTCTCGTGGGCCAAGTTCGCGGGGGTGATTGCATTGCTTGTGCCTGCAGTGCCGGCGCGCATCAAGGAGTGGGCCTATGCAGGCTTCGCCATCACGCTTGTCTCCGCTGTGATTGCGCATCTTGCAGTGGGCGATGGTCCGGCGGCCTGGGGCTGGGCCGTGGGGGCAGGTGTTCTGCTGGGAATGTCTTATTTCTTCTGGCGTTGCAGTCGAAGGGTGTCGTGA
- a CDS encoding SRPBCC domain-containing protein: MSNPAETRTVLIERSFAHPPEKLWRALTESALLAQWLMKNDFSPAVGKSFQFRAEPVANWNGVIDCEVLAIEPQRKLSYTWNSMGGESVVLFTLTPEEGGTRLRMEQSGLRADQEAAFRGAQYGWQKFLGQLEQVLEGSIA, from the coding sequence ATGAGTAATCCCGCAGAAACCCGTACCGTTCTGATCGAGAGGAGCTTCGCGCATCCTCCTGAAAAGCTGTGGCGAGCGCTGACAGAATCTGCGCTCCTTGCGCAGTGGCTGATGAAGAACGACTTCAGTCCTGCAGTGGGTAAGTCGTTTCAGTTTCGTGCCGAGCCTGTGGCGAATTGGAACGGCGTCATTGACTGCGAAGTGCTGGCAATTGAGCCACAGCGGAAGCTTTCGTACACGTGGAACTCCATGGGGGGTGAGAGTGTGGTGCTCTTTACGCTGACGCCGGAGGAAGGCGGTACGCGCCTTCGTATGGAACAGTCTGGCTTACGCGCGGATCAGGAAGCAGCATTCCGTGGCGCGCAGTACGGATGGCAGAAGTTTCTGGGTCAGTTGGAGCAGGTGCTGGAAGGGAGCATCGCGTAG
- a CDS encoding ArsR/SmtB family transcription factor, with product MVSFVPQAKANLVFRALSDPTRRAIFEELTREGEQTVHALTRFAGVSQPAVSKHLTVLKQAKLVRHRRDGRETHYRSRPEALEPIADWLRHYSAFWRERFDKLEEVLERMEP from the coding sequence ATGGTTTCCTTCGTGCCACAAGCTAAAGCCAATCTCGTGTTTCGTGCTCTTTCTGACCCGACCCGAAGGGCAATCTTCGAAGAACTGACTCGGGAAGGAGAACAGACGGTGCATGCGCTCACTCGCTTTGCGGGTGTTTCGCAGCCTGCTGTTTCCAAACACCTGACGGTGCTGAAACAGGCAAAGCTGGTGCGGCATCGCCGCGATGGACGCGAGACGCATTATCGCTCTCGGCCGGAAGCGCTGGAGCCCATTGCCGATTGGCTGCGGCATTACAGTGCGTTCTGGCGTGAACGCTTCGACAAGCTGGAAGAAGTTTTGGAAAGGATGGAACCATGA